From Mytilus edulis chromosome 8, xbMytEdul2.2, whole genome shotgun sequence, one genomic window encodes:
- the LOC139484231 gene encoding uncharacterized protein, translated as MIQLNTFSIHKAFGYTVPSSKRSTETKNFIKRTHEDSSCSCPQHKLKDTMRTQPVVIVIGIPLALIYLLIIRSIIRYIGQNCNVNYLPKLKVNTEESCTEIEIANPPLIDAEWKKYEHGSYTAMGGNVSLKNKDTTIFTLMLNRVTQWHAGTYLCTAQNAIGKAQSLPLTLHISEVPVEKSSIKSVCRTPNQIRLCGLYQRSFSLPIAYLT; from the exons atgattCAACTCAATACATTTTCCATACATAAAGCATTTGGATACACTGTGCCAAG TTCAAAGAGGTCAACTGAAACAAAGAATTTTATCAAAAGAACTCACGAAG ATTCCTCATGCTCATGTCCACAACATAAATTAAAGGATACAATGAGAACACAGccagtggtcattgttattggAATACCGTTAG CCCTGATCTATCTGCTGATTATCAGAAGTATCATTCGATACATCGGTCAGAATTGCAATGTAAACT ATTTACCCAAACTTAAAGTAAATACTGAAGAGTCATGTACAGAAATCGAAATTGCAAACCCTCCATTAATTGACGCAGAATGGAAAAAATATGAACACGGTTCATATACAGCGATGGGAGGAAATGTTTCCCTCAAGAACAAAGATACAACCATTTTTACACTGATGTTGAACAGAGTCACCCAGTGGCATGCAGGGACATATTTGTGCACGGCACAAAATGCAATTGGGAAAGCGCAAAGTTTGCCTTTAACTCTTCATATATCAGAAG ttCCTGTTGAAAAGAGCAGTATTAAATCAGTGTGCCGAACCCCCAACCAAATTAGACTTTGTGGACTATACCAAAGATCTTTTTCACTGCCCATCGCTTACCTCACATAG